One region of Rhodocaloribacter litoris genomic DNA includes:
- a CDS encoding efflux RND transporter periplasmic adaptor subunit — MHQIRPPYRLIGPVMMFCLLLAACGGDEDSDRPGFDDRGPIPSVEVIQARLGALPLEERLSGIVRADNQVAIHPEISAPIVRVVAQNGDRVEAGQPLVYLRDTPFREQLRQAEAALEVARADARRTEAALRELEARLERTRQLVEKQYQSRQELEALQAQVEAARAAHEQALARIAQAEASVGEQQEALRRTVVRAPISGQVGQRNAEVGMRVDPGTRLFTIGNFDRVRVEVAIPDEVIHHIEVGQTALITLNRDRSEVIEAAVSRISPFLEEGSFSAGAEIDVPNEDGLLRPGMFVTVDILYGESEQATLLPASALYEDPTTGALGVFVAPSLRTETPLEPPETYDERNPPPLTEPTPMQFQEVTVLARGRGLVGVSGVPPGAWVVSVGQHLLSGRGQGQIMARARPQTWERLLALQSLQDQDLLRQFMEKHQRLARDIFNDATPAASGDPTAAPAAVVSSPPPRS; from the coding sequence ATGCATCAGATCCGTCCGCCTTATCGCCTCATCGGTCCGGTTATGATGTTCTGCCTGCTGCTGGCGGCCTGCGGCGGGGACGAGGACTCCGACCGTCCCGGCTTCGACGACCGTGGCCCGATCCCGTCCGTCGAAGTCATTCAGGCCCGCCTGGGCGCGCTTCCACTGGAGGAACGCCTGAGCGGCATCGTACGGGCGGACAACCAGGTGGCCATCCATCCCGAGATCTCGGCCCCCATCGTGCGGGTCGTTGCCCAGAACGGGGATCGGGTAGAGGCCGGCCAGCCCCTGGTCTACCTGCGGGACACCCCGTTCCGCGAGCAGCTACGGCAGGCCGAAGCCGCCCTGGAGGTGGCCCGCGCGGATGCCCGGCGCACCGAGGCCGCGCTCCGTGAGCTCGAAGCCCGGCTGGAACGCACCCGCCAGCTCGTCGAAAAGCAATACCAGAGCCGGCAGGAGCTGGAAGCCCTCCAGGCCCAGGTGGAGGCGGCCCGGGCCGCTCACGAACAGGCGCTGGCCCGCATCGCCCAGGCCGAGGCCTCGGTCGGGGAGCAGCAGGAAGCCCTCCGGCGCACCGTCGTGCGGGCCCCCATCAGCGGGCAGGTCGGACAACGCAACGCCGAGGTGGGCATGCGCGTCGATCCCGGCACCCGTCTCTTCACCATCGGCAACTTCGACCGCGTCCGCGTCGAGGTGGCCATTCCGGACGAGGTGATCCACCACATCGAGGTGGGCCAGACGGCCCTCATCACCCTGAACCGGGATCGTTCCGAAGTGATCGAGGCGGCCGTCTCCCGTATCTCTCCCTTCCTGGAGGAAGGCAGCTTCAGCGCCGGTGCCGAGATCGACGTCCCCAACGAGGACGGCCTGCTGCGCCCCGGCATGTTCGTGACGGTGGACATCCTCTACGGGGAAAGCGAGCAGGCCACGCTCCTGCCGGCCAGTGCCCTCTACGAGGACCCCACGACGGGCGCCCTGGGCGTGTTCGTGGCCCCGTCCCTTCGCACCGAGACGCCCCTCGAACCGCCGGAGACGTACGACGAGCGTAATCCGCCGCCGCTGACCGAACCGACCCCGATGCAGTTCCAGGAAGTGACGGTGCTGGCCCGGGGGCGCGGCCTCGTGGGCGTCAGCGGCGTGCCCCCCGGCGCGTGGGTCGTGAGTGTCGGGCAGCACCTGCTCTCCGGGCGCGGGCAGGGGCAGATCATGGCCCGGGCCCGCCCGCAGACCTGGGAACGCCTCCTGGCCCTGCAATCCCTCCAGGACCAGGACCTGCTCCGCCAGTTCATGGAGAAGCACCAGCGCCTGGCCCGCGACATCTTCAACGATGCCACCCCGGCCGCCTCCGGGGACCCCACCGCCGCGCCCGCCGCCGTCGTCTCGTCCCCGCCCCCCCGCTCCTGA
- a CDS encoding PD40 domain-containing protein, with the protein MRVHRSGYQRLLGLALGMWALIAPGGRTVQAQGFVYNVVYRPPEARYFVLETPHFEVIYEEGAGAEARETAARLEANLPAVQALVGARSRLRMPVVINRFNDRSNGYVTPLPFKQEIEAVSIKGAVLSPRYRSWIQTVAPHELVHAVHADFQEGFGVGEVVRWLSPDLSRTLNLTIPPGIAEGAAVLYESSLEEGRAGRLNHAFFTMVYRAALMSDRPWSLAQMLERSAYTFPFDRHYLGGAYLFRFLHEQGKTDFFPRATRLHYRFPLLGYGVNLWYGARTWPRSLRKALQDSLRAGEVRRVAALGPVTVPTRIAGARGVMHHRPRWLDAHTLVAYVFGYDVTAGLYRIDARTGRRTLLSVQALPEDRFFSFDADSSALLFARYEPDPLVPIRRVAEVFRLELATGRVTRLTRGGRVMTPAAAPDGGVWALRNEGQYNRWVRLTGPSSFEPVADWTRARFVSLHPSPDGKEVAVIVNLEGHQGLFRATLDAGGRVTLAPWVGFAGASVYDAAWSADGRYLLFTADRGGIANVYALEVRTGQVRRMTNARYGAMEPALSPDGRTLAFIHYEHERYDLVRIPFTFEAGQVVPPEATRFFDRVDWEAWLREPPAPSMPLAEPRPYRSLAHLRPRMLLPTFRLDAPADRPGDTRLGPGYGLMLHGTDPLQRWTFGAEGFFQKERVWGSLAVRTSLLPVYPMLRLFRRPETVRANVVDAEGQTVETVRLGREERGGDLTFSFPLTLESNVHRTSLLLSVQGGYRQERLFDRNGRYLTGFTGRYTVSPALSFVYRLRRNIRDLVPHQGLVLGGFAERDVAVEDGPARAAHVGQAHLYLPWLKSINGGLRLHATVLDQNRGGIFDLEAFMPRGHEDVFLGRGTFVKYGGEYVQPLWFIDNGLFLLPFYFKALYAFGFAETLHDVARPADRVSSVGAGLGLQFRFFYVLDLELRVAAAYRVEDRRWRVVYR; encoded by the coding sequence ATGCGGGTTCATCGTTCGGGTTACCAGCGTCTCCTGGGTCTTGCCCTCGGCATGTGGGCGCTGATCGCGCCGGGTGGGAGGACCGTGCAGGCGCAGGGATTCGTCTACAACGTGGTTTATCGTCCTCCCGAGGCGCGGTACTTCGTGCTGGAGACGCCGCATTTCGAAGTCATCTATGAGGAAGGGGCCGGGGCCGAGGCGCGGGAGACGGCGGCCCGGCTGGAGGCGAACCTGCCGGCAGTGCAGGCCCTGGTCGGGGCCCGGAGCCGCCTGCGGATGCCGGTGGTGATCAACCGGTTCAACGATCGCTCGAACGGCTATGTCACGCCGCTGCCGTTCAAGCAGGAGATCGAGGCCGTCAGCATCAAGGGGGCGGTGCTCTCTCCCCGCTATCGTTCGTGGATCCAGACGGTGGCGCCGCACGAGCTGGTCCATGCGGTGCATGCCGACTTCCAGGAAGGCTTCGGGGTGGGGGAGGTCGTCCGGTGGCTTTCCCCCGACCTTTCCCGCACGCTCAACCTGACGATCCCGCCGGGCATCGCCGAGGGGGCGGCGGTGCTGTACGAGAGCAGCCTGGAGGAAGGTCGGGCCGGCCGGCTCAACCATGCCTTCTTCACCATGGTGTACCGGGCGGCGCTCATGTCGGATCGACCCTGGAGCCTGGCCCAGATGCTCGAACGGTCCGCCTACACGTTCCCCTTCGACCGGCATTACCTGGGCGGGGCGTACCTCTTCCGGTTCCTTCACGAGCAAGGGAAGACCGACTTCTTTCCCCGGGCTACCCGGCTGCACTACCGGTTCCCGCTGCTGGGCTACGGGGTCAACCTCTGGTACGGCGCGCGCACCTGGCCGCGCTCCCTGCGGAAAGCACTCCAGGACTCGCTGCGGGCCGGGGAGGTGCGGCGGGTGGCGGCGCTCGGGCCGGTCACGGTCCCCACCCGCATCGCCGGGGCGCGGGGCGTCATGCACCACCGGCCCCGCTGGCTCGACGCGCACACGCTCGTCGCCTACGTCTTCGGCTACGACGTCACGGCCGGCCTCTACCGCATCGACGCCCGCACGGGACGGCGCACGCTCCTCTCGGTGCAGGCGCTGCCGGAGGACCGCTTCTTCAGCTTCGACGCCGACTCCTCCGCCCTCCTCTTTGCCCGGTACGAGCCCGATCCCCTCGTGCCCATCCGGCGCGTCGCCGAGGTGTTCCGCCTGGAGCTGGCGACGGGCCGCGTCACGCGCCTGACGCGGGGCGGGCGCGTCATGACGCCGGCGGCGGCACCGGACGGCGGCGTGTGGGCCCTGCGCAACGAGGGGCAGTACAACCGCTGGGTTCGCCTCACCGGCCCCTCGTCCTTCGAGCCGGTTGCGGACTGGACCCGGGCCCGCTTCGTCTCGCTCCATCCTTCCCCGGACGGGAAGGAGGTGGCTGTCATCGTCAACCTCGAGGGACACCAGGGCCTCTTCCGCGCGACGCTGGATGCCGGCGGCCGGGTCACGCTCGCGCCGTGGGTGGGGTTCGCCGGTGCCTCGGTCTATGATGCCGCCTGGAGTGCCGACGGGCGCTACCTCCTCTTCACGGCCGACCGCGGCGGCATCGCCAACGTGTATGCGCTCGAAGTGCGGACCGGCCAGGTGCGGCGGATGACGAACGCACGCTACGGGGCCATGGAGCCGGCCCTCTCACCGGACGGCCGCACGCTGGCCTTCATCCACTACGAACACGAGCGCTACGACCTCGTCCGGATCCCCTTCACCTTTGAAGCCGGGCAGGTCGTCCCGCCCGAAGCAACCCGCTTCTTCGACCGGGTGGACTGGGAGGCATGGCTCCGGGAACCCCCGGCTCCTTCGATGCCGCTGGCGGAGCCGCGGCCGTACCGGTCGCTGGCGCACCTGCGCCCCCGCATGCTCCTGCCCACCTTCCGCCTCGATGCGCCGGCGGACCGTCCCGGCGACACCCGGCTGGGACCCGGCTACGGCCTGATGCTGCACGGCACCGACCCGCTGCAACGCTGGACCTTCGGCGCCGAAGGGTTCTTCCAGAAAGAGCGGGTCTGGGGCAGCCTGGCCGTGCGCACGAGCCTGCTGCCGGTGTATCCGATGCTGCGCCTGTTCCGTCGCCCCGAAACCGTGCGGGCGAACGTCGTCGACGCGGAGGGGCAGACCGTGGAGACGGTGCGCCTGGGACGTGAAGAACGCGGGGGCGACCTGACGTTCTCTTTTCCGCTGACGCTGGAATCGAACGTGCACCGCACGAGCCTGCTCCTCTCGGTGCAGGGGGGCTACCGGCAGGAACGCCTCTTCGACCGGAACGGCCGCTACCTCACCGGCTTCACGGGACGGTACACGGTGAGCCCGGCGCTGAGCTTCGTCTACCGCCTCCGCCGGAACATTCGCGACCTGGTGCCGCATCAGGGGCTCGTGCTGGGGGGCTTCGCCGAGCGCGACGTGGCCGTCGAAGACGGGCCGGCCCGGGCGGCCCACGTCGGGCAGGCACACCTGTATCTGCCCTGGCTGAAAAGCATCAACGGAGGACTGCGGCTGCACGCCACCGTGCTCGACCAGAACCGGGGCGGGATCTTCGACCTGGAGGCGTTCATGCCGCGCGGTCACGAGGACGTGTTCCTGGGACGCGGGACGTTCGTCAAGTACGGCGGCGAATACGTGCAGCCCCTCTGGTTCATCGACAACGGGTTGTTTCTCCTGCCGTTCTATTTCAAAGCCCTCTACGCCTTCGGTTTCGCCGAAACCCTGCACGACGTCGCACGCCCGGCGGATCGGGTGTCGTCCGTCGGGGCGGGGCTCGGGCTGCAGTTCCGCTTCTTCTATGTGCTCGACCTCGAATTGCGTGTCGCTGCGGCCTATCGCGTCGAGGACCGGCGCTGGCGCGTGGTCTATCGCTGA
- a CDS encoding sensor histidine kinase, producing MLDAHEATSSRTGRRTWRPWVEAGLILLFWTLIAALTIGRRAIDPRGPQEGLRAGQVLQTLLEFGLWAVFTPLIFWFIHRFGLERDNWLRRLALHAIMAVAVAALFDFIGLKTYFALVRHESVDYSLMKSLLGLRFLDELIVYLTVLAAGIARDYFVRYQERQAEAAMLRTQAARLKAQLAEAHLQALRMQVNPHFLFNTLHAVSSLVERDPKGVRRMIVRLSELLRYTLERTGEQEVTLQEELDFLERYLDIERIRFQDRLEVVRDIQPETLEALVPSLVLQPLVENAIKHGVSRIEETGRIEIAAWRRGGYLYVSVSDNGPGLPAVSGNGFEVVGEGVGLRNTRERLRSLYGEAQELRLEQPETGGLRVLVRIPYHTRSDLYTAVTETA from the coding sequence ATGTTGGATGCACACGAAGCAACGTCCTCCCGGACCGGCCGCCGCACCTGGCGTCCGTGGGTCGAGGCGGGCCTGATCCTGCTGTTCTGGACGTTGATCGCCGCCTTGACCATCGGCCGCCGGGCCATCGACCCGCGCGGGCCGCAGGAGGGGTTACGGGCCGGGCAGGTCCTCCAGACCCTGCTGGAGTTTGGCCTGTGGGCGGTCTTCACGCCCCTCATCTTCTGGTTCATCCATCGCTTCGGGCTCGAACGGGACAACTGGCTGCGTCGCCTGGCGTTGCACGCCATCATGGCCGTGGCGGTGGCCGCGCTGTTCGACTTCATCGGGCTGAAAACCTACTTTGCCCTGGTGCGCCACGAATCCGTCGATTACTCGCTCATGAAGAGCCTGCTGGGGCTGCGTTTTCTGGACGAGCTGATCGTCTACCTGACGGTGCTGGCCGCTGGCATCGCCCGCGACTACTTCGTGCGGTACCAGGAGCGGCAGGCCGAGGCGGCGATGCTCCGCACCCAGGCCGCCCGGCTCAAGGCCCAGCTCGCCGAGGCGCACCTGCAGGCCCTGCGCATGCAGGTCAACCCGCACTTTCTGTTCAACACCCTGCATGCCGTCTCCTCCCTCGTCGAACGCGACCCGAAGGGCGTGCGGCGCATGATCGTCCGCCTGAGCGAGCTGCTGCGCTACACGCTGGAACGCACCGGCGAACAGGAGGTAACCCTGCAGGAAGAACTCGACTTCCTCGAACGCTATCTGGATATCGAGCGGATCCGGTTTCAGGACCGGCTGGAGGTCGTCCGGGACATCCAGCCGGAGACGCTCGAGGCGCTGGTGCCCAGCCTGGTCCTGCAGCCGCTCGTGGAGAACGCCATCAAGCACGGTGTCAGCCGGATCGAGGAGACCGGGCGGATCGAGATTGCCGCATGGCGGCGCGGGGGCTATCTCTACGTGTCGGTGAGCGACAACGGCCCCGGCCTGCCGGCTGTCTCGGGCAACGGCTTCGAGGTCGTCGGCGAGGGGGTGGGGCTGCGGAACACGCGCGAGCGCCTCCGGAGTCTGTACGGGGAAGCACAGGAACTGCGCCTGGAACAGCCCGAAACGGGCGGGTTGCGGGTGCTCGTGCGTATCCCTTACCATACCCGCAGCGACCTCTACACCGCCGTCACCGAAACCGCGTGA
- a CDS encoding BlaI/MecI/CopY family transcriptional regulator, translating into MGDPQHFDLSRRERQIMDILYRLGQATAAEVMESLADPPSYSAVRALLRILEEKGHVTHEQAGPRYVYRPVVPREKAKVSALRHVLSTFFGGSVSQAVAALLDLEAQELSEEDLERIARLIEAARKEGR; encoded by the coding sequence ATGGGCGATCCACAGCATTTCGATCTGAGCCGGCGGGAGCGCCAGATCATGGACATCCTCTACCGCCTGGGCCAGGCTACGGCGGCGGAGGTGATGGAAAGCCTCGCGGACCCGCCCAGCTATTCGGCCGTCCGGGCTCTGTTGCGGATCCTTGAGGAGAAGGGGCACGTGACGCACGAGCAGGCCGGTCCGCGCTACGTGTACCGGCCGGTGGTGCCGCGAGAGAAAGCCAAAGTGTCGGCGCTGCGGCATGTCTTGTCCACGTTTTTCGGGGGATCCGTCAGCCAGGCGGTGGCGGCGTTGCTGGATCTGGAGGCGCAGGAACTTTCGGAGGAGGATCTGGAGCGGATTGCCCGGCTCATCGAAGCGGCCAGGAAGGAGGGGCGCTGA
- a CDS encoding efflux RND transporter permease subunit yields MASLTNLSIRRPVATAMFYLVVITLGIVGFLYLPVDLLPPIEFTRMTVYTRYPNVGPEEIEQIITDPIENAVSGLPNLERISSRSQEGVSFVSLEFARGTSLDEAANDLRAALDRIRDDLPPEAEPPGIWKFDPNNISIVTLAVESRRNLEELTRILERDLAQRFEQIPGVGTIEVRGGIYREIQVNLERDRLQASGLTPSDVQQALARENMTLPGGNVKEGVRDLYVRSRGEFTSLDQIRNTIITTVGEKPVRVRDVAEVVDGYEDIDRLTELNGMPVILLNIQKQSGANTVTVAEAIQREVDRINAERNDLRIHVISDQSTFIRQSISNVQSSAIWGGLLAILVLYLFLRNGSSTFIIALAIPISVIATFGLLYFGGMTLNQMTFGGLALGIGLMVDNAIVVLENIVRHREEKGATLMEAARIGTREVAGAIVASTLTTCVIFLPLVFMRSTTGDLFQALAVVVVFALGCSLLVALTLVPVLASRFLTVSPRPGKEKAPAHRSRFRRLFEALEHRYSHALKTAVAHRYVVLGCTGVLLLGTVLAWPLIPVELAPPVDADEIGIDLEMAQGTNIAVVKEYLDELERVVRPLLPEDDVVNVVTEVRGGDAEIEIRLKPAGERRIDSAVLAEQIRRQVDGLIPGAELRVDAGSALWILRRIFSSGDGTEAVQVELRGYDLEQADALARQIQQRMETLEGVTGVRLSRREGRPEENIVFDREKIASLGLTVQEVARAIQTSIGGSRAGQFRAGGDEFPITVRFRPKDRLTLLDLDDIAVRTPAGALVPVASLVRNERGRAPTTIQRINGQRVTYISANLAPGVALGDAVERIRQELARIPLPDGFSITFGGEYEEQQKAERDFLIAILMALVLIYMVMAGQFERFLDPLIVMCSVPVAIVGVVPALLLTGTTLNMQSVMGMVMLVGIVVNNAIVLVDYINLLRREHGLDVLPAVVEAGRLRLRPILMTTLTTTLGLLPLALGFGAGAELQAPLARVVIGGLLASTLITLVLIPVVYVGATAAAARARAFVLNLRGASLDPATRPSS; encoded by the coding sequence ATGGCTTCCCTGACCAACCTCTCGATCCGCCGCCCCGTGGCCACGGCCATGTTCTACCTGGTCGTGATCACCCTGGGCATCGTCGGCTTCCTCTACCTGCCGGTCGACCTCCTGCCCCCCATCGAGTTCACCCGGATGACCGTCTACACGCGGTATCCGAACGTGGGACCGGAGGAGATCGAGCAGATCATCACCGACCCTATCGAGAATGCCGTCTCGGGCCTGCCCAACCTGGAGCGCATCAGCTCCCGCTCGCAGGAGGGCGTCAGCTTCGTCAGCCTGGAGTTCGCCCGGGGCACGAGCCTGGACGAGGCCGCCAACGACCTGCGGGCGGCCCTGGACCGCATCCGGGACGACCTGCCCCCGGAAGCCGAACCGCCCGGCATCTGGAAGTTCGATCCGAACAACATCTCCATCGTGACGCTGGCGGTCGAATCGCGCCGGAACCTGGAGGAGCTGACCCGCATCCTGGAACGCGACCTGGCCCAGCGCTTCGAGCAGATCCCCGGCGTGGGCACCATCGAGGTGCGCGGCGGCATCTACCGCGAGATTCAGGTCAACCTGGAGCGGGACCGCCTGCAGGCCAGCGGCCTCACCCCCTCCGACGTGCAGCAGGCCCTGGCCCGAGAAAACATGACGCTCCCCGGCGGCAACGTCAAAGAAGGGGTGCGCGACCTCTACGTGCGCTCGCGCGGGGAGTTCACCTCCCTCGACCAGATCCGCAACACCATCATCACGACCGTGGGCGAGAAGCCCGTCCGCGTGCGCGACGTGGCCGAGGTCGTCGACGGCTACGAGGACATCGACCGCCTCACCGAGCTCAACGGCATGCCCGTCATCCTGCTCAACATCCAGAAGCAGAGCGGGGCCAACACCGTCACCGTGGCCGAGGCCATCCAGCGCGAGGTGGACCGCATCAACGCCGAGCGCAACGACCTGCGCATTCACGTCATCAGCGACCAGAGCACCTTCATCCGGCAGAGCATCTCGAACGTGCAGTCGTCGGCCATCTGGGGCGGGCTGCTGGCCATCCTGGTGCTCTACCTGTTCCTGCGCAACGGCTCCTCGACCTTCATCATCGCCCTGGCCATTCCCATCTCGGTCATCGCCACCTTCGGGCTGCTCTACTTCGGCGGCATGACGCTCAACCAGATGACCTTCGGCGGGCTGGCGCTGGGCATCGGGCTGATGGTGGACAATGCCATCGTGGTGCTCGAAAACATCGTGCGACACCGCGAAGAGAAGGGCGCCACGCTGATGGAGGCGGCCCGCATCGGCACCCGCGAGGTGGCCGGCGCCATCGTCGCCTCGACGCTGACCACGTGCGTGATCTTCCTCCCGCTGGTGTTCATGCGCTCGACGACGGGCGACCTGTTCCAGGCGCTGGCCGTGGTGGTGGTCTTCGCGCTGGGCTGCTCGCTGCTGGTGGCGCTGACGCTCGTCCCCGTGCTGGCAAGCCGCTTCCTGACCGTCTCCCCCCGCCCCGGCAAGGAGAAGGCGCCGGCACACCGCTCCCGCTTCCGGCGTCTCTTCGAGGCCCTGGAGCACCGCTATTCGCATGCGCTGAAGACGGCCGTGGCCCACCGCTACGTGGTGCTGGGCTGCACCGGCGTCCTGCTCCTGGGTACGGTGCTGGCCTGGCCCCTCATCCCCGTCGAGCTGGCCCCGCCGGTCGACGCCGACGAGATCGGCATCGACCTGGAGATGGCCCAGGGGACGAACATTGCCGTGGTGAAGGAATACCTGGACGAGCTGGAGCGGGTCGTGCGCCCCCTGCTGCCGGAAGACGACGTGGTGAACGTCGTGACAGAGGTGCGGGGCGGGGATGCCGAGATTGAGATCCGCCTCAAGCCGGCGGGTGAGCGTCGCATCGACAGCGCCGTGCTGGCCGAGCAGATCCGCCGGCAGGTCGACGGCCTCATCCCCGGCGCCGAGTTACGTGTGGATGCCGGCTCTGCCCTCTGGATCCTCCGCCGCATCTTCAGCTCGGGCGACGGCACCGAGGCCGTGCAGGTGGAGCTGCGCGGCTACGACCTCGAACAGGCCGACGCCCTGGCCCGGCAGATCCAGCAACGCATGGAAACCCTCGAAGGCGTCACGGGGGTGCGCCTGAGCCGCCGGGAAGGCCGGCCCGAGGAAAACATCGTGTTCGACCGGGAGAAAATCGCCAGCCTGGGCCTGACGGTGCAGGAGGTGGCCCGGGCCATCCAGACGAGCATCGGGGGCAGCCGCGCCGGGCAGTTCCGTGCCGGCGGCGACGAGTTCCCCATCACCGTGCGTTTCCGCCCGAAGGACCGGCTCACCCTGCTCGACCTCGACGACATCGCCGTGCGCACGCCGGCCGGGGCCCTCGTGCCGGTGGCCTCGCTCGTCCGGAACGAGCGGGGCCGTGCCCCCACCACCATCCAGCGCATCAACGGCCAGCGCGTCACCTACATCTCGGCCAACCTGGCGCCGGGGGTGGCCCTCGGCGACGCCGTCGAGCGCATCCGGCAGGAGCTGGCCCGGATCCCGCTGCCCGACGGCTTCTCGATCACCTTCGGCGGCGAGTACGAGGAGCAGCAGAAAGCCGAACGGGACTTCCTCATCGCCATCCTCATGGCCCTCGTGCTCATCTACATGGTCATGGCCGGCCAGTTCGAGCGGTTCCTCGACCCCCTCATCGTGATGTGCTCCGTGCCCGTGGCCATCGTGGGGGTGGTGCCGGCCCTGCTCCTGACGGGCACCACACTCAACATGCAGAGTGTCATGGGGATGGTGATGCTCGTCGGCATCGTCGTCAACAACGCCATCGTGCTGGTGGACTACATCAACCTGTTGCGCCGCGAGCACGGGCTGGACGTCCTGCCGGCCGTCGTGGAGGCGGGGCGGCTGCGCCTGCGGCCGATCCTGATGACGACGCTGACGACGACGCTCGGGCTCCTGCCGCTGGCCCTGGGCTTTGGGGCCGGCGCCGAGTTGCAGGCCCCGCTGGCCCGCGTGGTCATCGGAGGCCTGCTGGCCTCTACGCTCATCACGCTCGTGCTCATCCCGGTCGTCTACGTGGGTGCCACGGCCGCGGCGGCCCGCGCCCGCGCCTTCGTCCTCAACCTGCGCGGCGCCTCCCTCGACCCCGCCACACGCCCGTCGTCCTGA
- a CDS encoding LytR/AlgR family response regulator transcription factor, translating into MTPETKLRVLIVDDEPLARQRLEDLLAARDDVEIAGTADSGRKAVEAIRTLKPDLVFLDVQMPGLTGVEVVQEVGPEHMPAVIFVTAFDQYAVKAFELAALDYLLKPFDDERFEQAFERARRAVLLRDVETIRTRLARLFNPAPDPPRPPRPDYLERIAVDMRGQVRVIPVEEIECITASGTYAELHVGKDRYVIRERMQTLEERLDPARFMRIHRSAIVRLDLVETLFYNPGGDYAVRLKSGKKLSVSRSRRKELEARLGLDALKGE; encoded by the coding sequence ATGACGCCGGAAACGAAGCTTCGGGTGCTGATCGTCGACGATGAACCGCTGGCCCGGCAGCGCCTCGAAGACCTGCTGGCCGCCCGGGACGACGTGGAGATCGCCGGCACGGCAGACAGCGGCCGGAAAGCCGTCGAGGCCATCCGCACGCTCAAGCCCGACCTCGTCTTCCTCGACGTCCAGATGCCCGGCCTCACCGGCGTGGAGGTGGTGCAGGAGGTGGGGCCGGAGCACATGCCCGCCGTCATCTTTGTGACGGCCTTCGACCAGTATGCCGTGAAGGCGTTCGAACTGGCCGCCCTCGACTACCTGCTCAAACCCTTCGACGACGAGCGCTTCGAACAGGCTTTCGAGCGGGCCCGCCGTGCCGTGCTCCTGCGGGACGTCGAGACGATCCGGACCCGCCTGGCACGCCTCTTCAACCCTGCGCCGGACCCTCCCCGCCCGCCCCGGCCGGACTACCTCGAACGCATCGCCGTGGACATGCGCGGGCAGGTGCGCGTCATCCCCGTCGAGGAGATCGAGTGCATCACCGCCAGCGGCACGTACGCCGAGTTGCACGTCGGCAAGGACCGCTACGTCATCCGCGAGCGCATGCAGACCCTGGAGGAACGGCTCGACCCTGCACGGTTCATGCGCATCCACCGCAGCGCCATCGTGCGCCTGGATCTGGTGGAAACCCTGTTCTACAACCCCGGCGGCGACTATGCCGTGCGCCTCAAAAGCGGCAAGAAGCTCAGCGTCAGCCGGAGCCGGCGCAAGGAGCTCGAAGCCCGCCTGGGTCTCGATGCGCTCAAAGGCGAGTGA